From Ascochyta rabiei chromosome 16, complete sequence, the proteins below share one genomic window:
- a CDS encoding Alpha-L-rhamnosidase — MPLNFNVKQKHGRYHDKKAQSTGRVNTFGQVAINFHKNTTQLKYWFDKVQKDSVACRPAQSARPRRGSTALVDEFVSEKKSNVQAPRLNIAIHICGSRGDVQPFIPIAKLLQGPPHGHRVRICTHPAFKDFVESNGIEFFSIGGDPEALMAYMVKNPGLLPNMQSIKAGDVGKRRKEMAEMVEGTWRSCIEAGNGMGEKISALNVDAPEDLFIADAIIANPPSMGHIHCAEKLGIPLHMVFTMPWSPTRGFHHPLAAMEYGEVETSVANYFSFGIMELLTWQGLGDIINKFRTQTLKLDAISPLWGHQLVPRLRVPYSYLWSQALIPRPPDWGAHISITGFSFLKAGSDYTPPEDLAEFLAEGPPPVYIGFGSIVVDDPVGLTKLIFEAVKMAKVRAIVSKGWGGVGAGEVPDGVYLIGNCPHDWLFQKVSCVVHHGGAGTTAAGIALGKPTVVVPFFGDQPFWGQMIAKAGAGPVPVAFKQMTAQSLAESITFALRDEVKVAVKRMAESIAAEDGSGGAVRDFEQKLEIDGMRCHLCPERLAIWRDEQTGAHLSGFAVWTLGEERLLEPAHLRLLHHRHWYTHEGAEGPFVGALAAFGGLMASLSTDTAAFSQRLERKPRTMDVESLERIVSNESGEIDPKKGLTSKQFHHLAYRMAVKSYEEDPARNFKKPRSRPGITAIRTKVAAKKAKGGRGYQITSATAHYICDVTATGAKGELPQIRRRCRLTISNSSGCAVL, encoded by the exons ATGCCTCTAAACTTCAACGTCAAGCAGAAACACGGTCGATACCATGACAAGAAAGCGCAGAGCACCGGGAGAGTCAATACCTTTGGTCAGGTCGCAATCAACTTCCACAAAAACACGACACAGCTAAAGTACTGGTTCGATAAGGTCCAAAAAGATTCTGTGGCCTGCCGACCAGCGCAAAGTGCAAGACCGCGAAGAGGGAGTACAGCTCTGGTCGACGAGTTCGTCAGTGAGAAGAAAAGCAACGTCCAGGCGCCACGACTGAATATCGCAATTCACATTTGCGGTTCTCGAGGAGATGTGCAGCCTTTCATTCCGATTGCGAAGTTGCTTCAAGGGCCACCACACGGTCATAGAGTCCGCATCTGCACACATCCAGCTTTCAAGGATTTCGTA GAAAGCAACGGCATCGAGTTCTTCTCAATAGGTGGAGATCCTGAGGCACTGATGGCGTATATGGTAAAAAATCCGGGTCTGCTACCGAACATGCAGTCGATCAAAGCAGGCGACGTCGGCAAGCGACGGAAAGAGATGGCCGAGATGGTCGAAGGGACCTGGAGAAGTTGCATCGAGGCCGGCAATGGCATGGGTGAGAAGATTTCGGCGTTGAATGTAGATGCACCAGAAGACTTGTTCATCGCGGATGCCATCATCGCAAATCCTCCTTCGATGGGACACATTCATTGCGCGGAGAAGCTGGGTATTCCTCTTCACATGGTCTTCACAATGCCGTGGTCACCAACAAGGGGTTTTCACCATCCTTTGGCGGCCATGGAGTATGGAGAAGTCGAGACGTCCGTGGCCAACTACTTCAGCTTCGGCATCATGGAGTTGTTAACATGGCAGGGCCTGGGAGACATCATTAACAAATTCCGAACACAAACGTTGAAGTTAGACGCAATCAGTCCGTTGTGGGGTCATCAACTGGTCCCAAGGCTTCGCGTGCCCTACAGTTACCTCTGGTCACAAGCACTGATACCACGACCACCTGACTGGGGTGCACATATCAGTATCACCGGATTTTCGTTCCTGAAAGCTGGTTCAGATTATACTCCGCCTGAGGACCTGGCCGAGTTCCTTGCCGAAGGACCACCTCCAGTATACATCGGATTTGGAAGTATTGTAGTCGATGATCCAGTCGGGCTCACTAAGCTCATCTTTGAAGCTGTAAAGATGGCGAAAGTACGCGCGATAGTGTCCAAAGGTTGGGGCGGTGTGGGTGCAGGCGAAGTACCTGATGGCGTCTACCTCATAGGTAATTGTCCGCACGATTGGCTCTTCCAAAAAGTTTCGTGCGTCGTACATCATGGGGGCGCTGGCACAACTGCAGCCGGAATCGCATTAGGAAAGCCGACAGTTGTTGTGCCCTTCTTCGGCGACCAGCCGTTCTGGGGACAA ATGATTGCGAAAGCTGGTGCTGGCCCTGTGCCTGTTGCTTTCAAGCAGATGACGGCACAGAGCCTCGCCGAGAGCATCACATTTGCACTCAGAGACGAGGTCAAAGTAGCTGTAAAGAGAATGGCTGAGAGTATCGCGGCAGAAGACGGCAGTGGGGGTGCAGTGCGAGACTTCGAACAAAAACTCGAGATCGATGGAATGCGATGCCATCTTTGTCCAGAGCGTCTGGCCATTTGGCGGGACGAGCAGACTGGAGCGCATCTGAGTGGCTTTGCAGTATGGACGCTTGGTGAAGAAAGGTTGCTGGAGCCAGCACATCTGCGTCT ATTACACCACAGGCATTGGT ATACACATGAGGGAGCTGAAGGCCCGTTCGTTGGTGCCCTGGCTGCCTTCGGTGGGCTGATGGCTTCCCTTAGCACAGATACGGCCGCATTCTCGCAACGACTGGAGAGAAAGCCTAGGACGATGGATGTCGAATCCTTGGAGAGGATTGTTTCGAACGAGTCAGGGGAGATAGACCCGAAGAAGGGCCTGACCTCGAAACAGTTCCATCACTTGGCGTATAGAATGGCAGTGAAGTCGTACGAAGAAGACCCAGCCCGGAACTTCAAAAAGCCGCGGAGCCGTCCTGGAATCACAGCCATACGGACCAAGGTAGCTGCAAAGAAGGCTAAGGGCGGACGAGGGTATCAGATCACAAGCGCTACTGCGCATTACATTTGTGATGTCACCGCAACAGGCGCAAAAGGTGAGCTGCCTCAGATTCGCCGTAGATGCCGTCTGACGATTTCGAACAGCTCCGGTTGCGCTGTTTTATAA
- a CDS encoding Alpha-L-rhamnosidase, whose amino-acid sequence MPLNFNVKQKHGRYHDKKAQSTGRVNTFGQVAINFHKNTTQLKYWFDKVQKDSVACRPAQSARPRRGSTALVDEFVSEKKSNVQAPRLNIAIHICGSRGDVQPFIPIAKLLQGPPHGHRVRICTHPAFKDFVESNGIEFFSIGGDPEALMAYMVKNPGLLPNMQSIKAGDVGKRRKEMAEMVEGTWRSCIEAGNGMGEKISALNVDAPEDLFIADAIIANPPSMGHIHCAEKLGIPLHMVFTMPWSPTRGFHHPLAAMEYGEVETSVANYFSFGIMELLTWQGLGDIINKFRTQTLKLDAISPLWGHQLVPRLRVPYSYLWSQALIPRPPDWGAHISITGFSFLKAGSDYTPPEDLAEFLAEGPPPVYIGFGSIVVDDPVGLTKLIFEAVKMAKVRAIVSKGWGGVGAGEVPDGVYLIGNCPHDWLFQKVSCVVHHGGAGTTAAGIALGKPTVVVPFFGDQPFWGQMIAKAGAGPVPVAFKQMTAQSLAESITFALRDEVKVAVKRMAESIAAEDGSGGAVRDFEQKLEIDGMRCHLCPERLAIWRDEQTGAHLSGFAVWTLGEERLLEPAHLRLLHHRHWYTHEGAEGPFVGALAAFGGLMASLSTDTAAFSQRLERKPRTMDVESLERIVSNESGEIDPKKGLTSKQFHHLAYRMAVKSYEEDPARNFKKPRSRPGITAIRTKVAAKKAKGGRGYQITSATAHYICDVTATGAKAPVALFYNLANGFRNLPSYTIHNDPARRRDEITGFGSGCKLAGKEFVLGFADALQGVVRHPYLGAKEEGPLGFGKGIGRSISGFYLHSMAAIFGVPGYFLKGVERGLLARHLTALQAELFLIQLRRSSLDFRRASEAEKVDVVEQWKKLQASIAKH is encoded by the exons ATGCCTCTAAACTTCAACGTCAAGCAGAAACACGGTCGATACCATGACAAGAAAGCGCAGAGCACCGGGAGAGTCAATACCTTTGGTCAGGTCGCAATCAACTTCCACAAAAACACGACACAGCTAAAGTACTGGTTCGATAAGGTCCAAAAAGATTCTGTGGCCTGCCGACCAGCGCAAAGTGCAAGACCGCGAAGAGGGAGTACAGCTCTGGTCGACGAGTTCGTCAGTGAGAAGAAAAGCAACGTCCAGGCGCCACGACTGAATATCGCAATTCACATTTGCGGTTCTCGAGGAGATGTGCAGCCTTTCATTCCGATTGCGAAGTTGCTTCAAGGGCCACCACACGGTCATAGAGTCCGCATCTGCACACATCCAGCTTTCAAGGATTTCGTA GAAAGCAACGGCATCGAGTTCTTCTCAATAGGTGGAGATCCTGAGGCACTGATGGCGTATATGGTAAAAAATCCGGGTCTGCTACCGAACATGCAGTCGATCAAAGCAGGCGACGTCGGCAAGCGACGGAAAGAGATGGCCGAGATGGTCGAAGGGACCTGGAGAAGTTGCATCGAGGCCGGCAATGGCATGGGTGAGAAGATTTCGGCGTTGAATGTAGATGCACCAGAAGACTTGTTCATCGCGGATGCCATCATCGCAAATCCTCCTTCGATGGGACACATTCATTGCGCGGAGAAGCTGGGTATTCCTCTTCACATGGTCTTCACAATGCCGTGGTCACCAACAAGGGGTTTTCACCATCCTTTGGCGGCCATGGAGTATGGAGAAGTCGAGACGTCCGTGGCCAACTACTTCAGCTTCGGCATCATGGAGTTGTTAACATGGCAGGGCCTGGGAGACATCATTAACAAATTCCGAACACAAACGTTGAAGTTAGACGCAATCAGTCCGTTGTGGGGTCATCAACTGGTCCCAAGGCTTCGCGTGCCCTACAGTTACCTCTGGTCACAAGCACTGATACCACGACCACCTGACTGGGGTGCACATATCAGTATCACCGGATTTTCGTTCCTGAAAGCTGGTTCAGATTATACTCCGCCTGAGGACCTGGCCGAGTTCCTTGCCGAAGGACCACCTCCAGTATACATCGGATTTGGAAGTATTGTAGTCGATGATCCAGTCGGGCTCACTAAGCTCATCTTTGAAGCTGTAAAGATGGCGAAAGTACGCGCGATAGTGTCCAAAGGTTGGGGCGGTGTGGGTGCAGGCGAAGTACCTGATGGCGTCTACCTCATAGGTAATTGTCCGCACGATTGGCTCTTCCAAAAAGTTTCGTGCGTCGTACATCATGGGGGCGCTGGCACAACTGCAGCCGGAATCGCATTAGGAAAGCCGACAGTTGTTGTGCCCTTCTTCGGCGACCAGCCGTTCTGGGGACAA ATGATTGCGAAAGCTGGTGCTGGCCCTGTGCCTGTTGCTTTCAAGCAGATGACGGCACAGAGCCTCGCCGAGAGCATCACATTTGCACTCAGAGACGAGGTCAAAGTAGCTGTAAAGAGAATGGCTGAGAGTATCGCGGCAGAAGACGGCAGTGGGGGTGCAGTGCGAGACTTCGAACAAAAACTCGAGATCGATGGAATGCGATGCCATCTTTGTCCAGAGCGTCTGGCCATTTGGCGGGACGAGCAGACTGGAGCGCATCTGAGTGGCTTTGCAGTATGGACGCTTGGTGAAGAAAGGTTGCTGGAGCCAGCACATCTGCGTCT ATTACACCACAGGCATTGGT ATACACATGAGGGAGCTGAAGGCCCGTTCGTTGGTGCCCTGGCTGCCTTCGGTGGGCTGATGGCTTCCCTTAGCACAGATACGGCCGCATTCTCGCAACGACTGGAGAGAAAGCCTAGGACGATGGATGTCGAATCCTTGGAGAGGATTGTTTCGAACGAGTCAGGGGAGATAGACCCGAAGAAGGGCCTGACCTCGAAACAGTTCCATCACTTGGCGTATAGAATGGCAGTGAAGTCGTACGAAGAAGACCCAGCCCGGAACTTCAAAAAGCCGCGGAGCCGTCCTGGAATCACAGCCATACGGACCAAGGTAGCTGCAAAGAAGGCTAAGGGCGGACGAGGGTATCAGATCACAAGCGCTACTGCGCATTACATTTGTGATGTCACCGCAACAGGCGCAAAAG CTCCGGTTGCGCTGTTTTATAACCTCGCGAACGGCTTTCGAAACCTACCATCCTACACCATTCACAATGATCCAGCCAGGCGAAGGGACGAGATCACGGGCTTCGGCAGTGGATGCAAGCTTGCCGGGAAG GAATTCGTACTCGGTTTCGCTGATGCATTGCAGGGTGTCGTGAGGCATCCGTACCTTGGTGCTAAAGAGGAAGGCCCACTCGGGTTTGGGAAGGGCATCGGAAGAAGTATCAGCGGCTTCTATTTACATTCGATGGCTG CCATATTTGGTGTACCAGGCTACTTCCTAAAAGGTGTTGAACGGGGACTTTTGGCAAGACACCTTACAGCTCTCCAAGCGGAGCTCTTTCTTATTCAACTGCGCCGCTCGTCTCTTGACTTCCGGCGAGCCAGTGAAGCTGAGAAGGTCGACGTAGTCGAACAGTGGAAAAAGCTGCAAGCCAGCATAGCGAAGCATTAG
- a CDS encoding RING-type E3 ubiquitin transferase: protein METTFDLPDSTDWIATTLPAFEPLEAALRCEMCKEFYSNPVITSCSHTFCSICIRRSIAADGKCPSCRTALSSDKLAPNIAVREVVMRFQEARPKALELARADEQQENGTESGNRRKRKINQTDIQDGEDVRQTRSRQTRRSRRNAASSDAPVEIPDSGDDGDADFLPEGMANCPICNEAMKQELVFNHLDVCTGQSASQGRSTRSKTKPSFPAALQRRQKEPSPPPTRQSQLNYAMMKDGALRKKLQELGIPNWGSKDLMKRRHIEWLNIHNSNCDADDSVRKTKRQLVRELEEWENTQGGRAETKESKVMRKDFDGNGYAKSHKNDFDDLIARARKQRAVPKPDDKRETSGEAVNNSTTKTFQAHIGLEVETQMPDAPVGSEQQPHQPTHENGVEPQGLDINHGSHLGTPQNNAHSTNQVGTNLTLETEDSTTAPHEEVTLGIQNPLGNSTRRKPMFTMPEDPIKEIDMSVT from the exons ATGGAAACCACATTCGACCTCCCAGACTCCACCGACTGGATAGCGACCACGCTTCCCGCATTCGAGCCGCTCGAGGCCGCCTTGCGCTGCGAAATGTGCAAGGAGTTCTACTCGAACCCGGTCATTACCTCATGTTCGCATACCTTCTGCTCGATATGCATAAGACGAAGCATAGCCGCGGATGGAAAGTGTCCGAGCTGCAGGACTGCGCTATCGAGCGACAAGTTGGCGCCAAACATCGCGGTGAGGGAGGTCGTTATGCGGTTCCAAGAGGCAAGACCGAAGGCGCTCGAGCTGGCGCGTGCGGACGAACAGCAGGAAAACGGCACAGAGTCTGGCAacaggaggaagaggaaaaTAAATCAAACGGACATCCAGGACGGCGAGGACGTGAGGCAGACGAGATCACGGCAGACACGGCGCAGTCGCCGCAACGCTGCCTCGAGCGATGCGCCTGTCGAGATACCGGACAGCGGGGACGATGGCGACGCCGACTTTCTGCCCGAGGGCATGGCGAACTGTCCCATCTGCAATGAGGCCATGAAGCAGGAGCTAGTGTTCAACCATCTCGACGTGTGCACAGGGCAAAGCGCATCCCAGGGGCGCAGTACACGTTCAAA AACAAAACCCTCGTTTCCCGCGGCATTGCAAAGACGACAGAAAGAACCTTCACCTCCGCCAACCCGGCAGTCACAACTTAACTACGCGATGATGAAAGACGGCGCACTGCGCAAGAAGCTTCAAGAACTGGGAATACCGAACTGGGGCAGCAAAGATCTGATGAAGCGGCGGCACATCGAGTGGCTGAATATCCACAACTCGAATTGTGACGCCGACGACAGTGTGCGGAAAACAAAGAGACAACTAGTCAGAGAGCTAGAGGAATGGGAGAACACCCAAGGAGGGAGGGCAGAGACAAAGGAAAGCAAGGTCATGCGGAAAGACTTTGATGGCAACGGATATGCCAAGTCTCACAAGAATGATTTCGATGACCTGATCGCGCGAGCACGGAAGCAACGTGCAGTACCAAAGCCGGATGACAAGCGAGAAACGAGCGGAGAGGCCGTCAACAACAGCACAACAAAAACTTTTCAGGCCCACATTGGGCTGGAGGTCGAGACGCAGATGCCAGATGCGCCTGTTGGTAGCGAGCAACAGCCTCATCAACCAACCCACGAGAACGGAGTCGAACCACAGGGCCTGGACATCAACCATGGTTCACACCTCGGAACGCCTCAAAATAACGCACATTCTACGAATCAGGTAGGGACCAACCTGACCCTGGAGACTGAAGACTCGACAACCGCACCGCACGAGGAGGTGACCCTTGGAATACAAAATCCTCTCGGGAACTCAACACGTAGGAAACCAATGTTCACGATGCCTGAAGACCCAATCAAAGAGATAGATATGTCCGTAACATAG